One stretch of Macaca nemestrina isolate mMacNem1 chromosome 17, mMacNem.hap1, whole genome shotgun sequence DNA includes these proteins:
- the LOC105473767 gene encoding chromodomain-helicase-DNA-binding protein 3 isoform X8 has protein sequence MPRRGLVAGPDLEYFQRRYFTPAEVAQHNRPEDLWVSYLGRVYDLTSLAQEYKGNLLLKPIVEVAGQDISHWFDPKTKDIRKHIDPLTGCLRYCTPRGRFVHVPPQLPCSDWANDFGKPWWQGSYYEVGRLSAKTRSIRIINTLTSQEHTLEVGVLESIWEILHRYLPYNAHAASYTWKYEGKNLNMDFTLEENGIRDEEEEFDYLNMDDKDDIRLLPSALGVKKRKRGPKKQKENKPGKPRKRKKRDSEEEFGSERDEYREKSESGGSEYGTGPGRKRRRKHREKKEKKTKRRKKGEGDGGQKQVEQKSSATLLLTWGLEDVEHVFSEEDYHTLTNYKAFSQFMRPLIAKKNPKIPMSKMMTILGAKWREFSANNPFKGSAAAVAAAAAAAAAAVAEQVSAAVSSATPIAPSGPPALPPPPAADIQPPPIRRAKTKEGKGPGHKRRSKSPRVPDGRKKLRGKKMAPLKIKLGLLGGKRKKGGSYVFQSDEGPEPEAEESDLDSGSVHSASGRPDGPVRTKKLKRGRPGRKKKKVLGCPAVAGEEEVDGYETDHQDYCEVCQQGGEIILCDTCPRAYHLVCLDPELDRAPEGKWSCPHCEKEGVQWEAKEEEEEYEEEGEEEGEKEEEDDHMEYCRVCKDGGELLCCDACISSYHIHCLNPPLPDIPNGEWLCPRCTCPVLKGRVQKILHWRWGEPPVAVPAPQQADGNPDVPAPRPLQGRSEREFFVKWVGLSYWHCSWAKELQLEIFHLVMYRNYQRKNDMDEPPPLDYGSGEDDGKSDKRKVKDPHYAEMEEKYYRFGIKPEWMTVHRIINHSVDKKGNYHYLVKWRDLPYDQSTWEEDEMNIPEYEEHKQSYWRHRELIMGEDPAQPRKYKKKKKELQGDGPPSSPTNDPTVKYETQPRFITATGGTLHMYQLEGLNWLRFSWAQGTDTILADEMGLGKTIQTIVFLYSLYKEGHTKGPFLVSAPLSTIINWEREFQMWAPKFYVVTYTGDKDSRAIIRENEFSFEDNAIKGGKKAFKMKREAQVKFHVLLTSYELITIDQAALGSIRWACLVVDEAHRLKNNQSKFFRVLNGYKIDHKLLLTGTPLQNNLEELFHLLNFLTPERFNNLEGFLEEFADISKEDQIKKLHDLLGPHMLRRLKADVFKNMPAKTELIVRVELSPMQKKYYKYILTRNFEALNSRGGGNQVSLLNIMMDLKKCCNHPYLFPVAAMESPKLPSGAYEGGALIKSSGKLMLLQKMLRKLKEQGHRVLIFSQMTKMLDLLEDFLDYEGYKYERIDGGITGALRQEAIDRFNAPGAQQFCFLLSTRAGGLGINLATADTVIIFDSDWNPHNDIQAFSRAHRIGQANKVMIYRFVTRASVEERITQVAKRKMMLTHLVVRPGLGSKAGSMSKQELDDILKFGTEELFKDENEGENKEEDSSVIHYDNEAIARLLDRNQDATEDTDVQNMNEYLSSFKVAQYVVREEDKIEEIEREIIKQEENVDPDYWEKLLRHHYEQQQEDLARNLGKGKRVRKQVNYNDAAQEDQDNQSEYSVGSEEEDEDFDERPEGRRQSKRQLRNEKDKPLPPLLARVGGNIEVLGFNTRQRKAFLNAVMRWGMPPQDAFTTQWLVRDLRGKTEKEFKAYVSLFMRHLCEPGADGSETFADGVPREGLSRQQVLTRIGVMSLVKKKVQEFEHINGRWSMPELMPDPSADSKRSSRASSPTKTSPTTPEASATNSPCTSKPATPAPSEKGEGIRTPLEKEEAENQEEKPEKNSRIGEKMDTEVDAPSPAPSLGERLEPRKIPLEDEVPGVPGEMELEPGYRGDREKSEDVKGDQELRPGPRDEPRSNGRREEKTEKPRFMFNIADGGFTELHTLWQNEERAAISSGKLNEIWHRRHDYWLLAGIVLHGYARWQDIQNDAQFAIINEPFKTEANKGNFLEMKNKFLARRFKLLEQALVIEEQLRRAAYLNLSQEPAHPAMALHARFAEAECLAESHQHLSKESLAGNKPANAVLHKVLNQLEELLSDMKADVTRLPATLSRIPPIAARLQMSERSILSRLASKGTEPHPTPAFPPGPYATPPGYGAAFSAAPVGALAAAGANYSQMPAGSFITAATNGPPVLVKKEKEMVGALVSDGLDRKEPRAGEVICIDD, from the exons ATAAGGATGACATTCGGCTGCTGCCTTCAGCATTGGGTGTGAAGAAGAGAAAACGAGGACCCAAGAAACAGAAGGAGAACAAGCCAGGAAAACCCCGAAAACGCAAGAAGCGT gaCAGTGAGGAGGAATTTGGTTCTGAGCGAGATGAGTACCGGGAGAAGTCAGAGAGTGGGGGGAGTGAATATGGAACCGGACCAGGTCGGAAACGAAGAAGGAAGCACcgagaaaaaaaggagaagaagacaAAGCGGCGGAAAAAGGGGGAGGGAGATGGGGGGCAAAAG CAAGTGGAACAGAAGTCATCAGCAACTCTGCTTCTGACCTGGGGCCTGGAGGATGTGGAGCATGTGTTCTCTGAGGAGGATTACCACACACTCACCAACTACAAAGCCTTCAGCCAGTTCATGAG GCCCCTGATTGCTAAGAAGAATCCTAAGATCCCAATGTCTAAGATGATGACCATCCTTGGGGCCAAATGGAGAGAGTTCAGCGCCAACAACCCCTTCAAGGGGTCAGCAGCTGCTGTGGCGgcggcagcggcagcagcagcagcagctgtagCTGAGCAGGTGTCAGCTGCTGTCTCATCGGCCACCCCCATAGCACCCTCCGGACCCCCTGCCCTTCCACCACCCCCTGCTGCTGATATCCAGCCCCCACCCATCCGAAGAGCCAAAACCAAAGAGGGCAAAG GTCCAGGCCATAAGAGACGGAGTAAGAGCCCCCGAGTGCCTGATGGACGCAAGAAGCTTCGGGGAAAGAAAATGGCACCGCTCAAAATAAAACTAGGGCTGCTGGGtggcaagaggaagaaaggaggctCG TATGTTTTTCAGAGTGACGAAGGTCCTGAACCAGAGGCTGAGGAGTCAGACCTGGACAGTGGCAGTGTCCACAGTGCCTCAGGCCGGCCTGATGGCCCTGTCCGCACCAAGAAACTAAAGAGAGGCCGgccaggaaggaagaagaagaagg TCCTGGGCTGTCCTGCAGTGGccggggaggaggaggttgaTGGCTACGAGACGGATCACCAGGATTACTGTGAGGTGTGCCAGCAGGGTGGGGAAATTATTCTGTGTGACACCTGCCCTCGTGCCTACCACCTCGTCTGCCTTGATCCTGAGCTTGACCGGGCTCCCGAGGGCAAATGGAGCTGCCCTCACTGT GAGAAGGAGGGGGTCCAGtgggaggccaaagaggaagaggaggaatacgaagaggagggagaggaggaaggggagaaggaggaggaggatgatcACATGGAGTACTGCCGCGTGTGCAAGGACGGCGGGGAGCTGCTGTGCTGTGACGCGTGCATCTCTTCCTACCACATTCATTGTCTAAACCCTCCCCTGCCTGACATTCCCAATGGTGAATGGCTGTGTCCCCGATGCACA TGCCCTGTGCTGAAGGGTCGAGTGCAGAAGATCCTGCATTGGCGGTGGGGGGAGCCGCCTGTAGCAGTGCCAGCCCCTCAACAGGCAGACGGGAATCCAGATGTCCCAGCCCCGCGTCCTCTTCAAGGCAGATCAGAGCGAGAGTTCTTTGTCAAGTGGGTGGGACTATCCTACTGGCACTGCTCCTGGGCCAAGGAGCTTCAG CTGGAAATCTTCCATTTGGTTATGTACCGAAACTACCAGCGGAAGAATGACATGGATGAGCCCCCGCCCCTGGACTATGGCTCCGGCGAGGATGATGGGAAGAGTGACAAGCGTAAAGTGAAAGACCCACACTATGCTGAGATGGAGGAGAAGTACTATCGTTTTGGCATCAAGCCAGAGTGGATGACTGTCCACCGTATCATCAACCACAG TGTGGATAAAAAGGGGAATTACCACTATCTAGTAAAATGGAGGGACTTGCCATATGACCAGTCCACGTGGGAGGAAGATGAAATGAATATCCCTGAATATGAAGAACATAAGCAAAGCTACTGGAGACACCG AGAACTAATTATGGGGGAAGACCCTGCCCAGCCCCGGAagtataagaagaagaagaaggagctACAGGGTGATGGGCCTCCCAGTTCTCCCACTAATGAT CCTACCGTGAAATATGAGACTCAGCCACGGTTTATCACAGCCACTGGAGGCACCCTGCACATGTACCAGCTGGAAGGGCTGAACTGGCTGCGCTTCTCCTGGGCCCAGGGCACTGATACCATTCTAGCTGATGAGATGGGGCTGGGCAAGACCATACAAACTATTGTCTTCCTCTACTCACTCTATAAGGAG GGCCACACAAAAGGTCCCTTCCTGGTGAGTGCCCCACTCTCTACCATCATTAACTGGGAGCGGGAGTTCCAGATGTGGGCACCCAAATTCTATGTGGTGACATACACGGGTGACAAGGATAGCCGGGCCATCATTCGTGAGAATGAATTCTCCTTTGAGGACAATGCCATCAAAGGGGGCAAGAAAGCTTTTAAGATGAAG AGGGAGGCACAGGTGAAGTTCCACGTTCTCCTGACATCATATGAGCTGATCACCATTGATCAGGCAGCACTCGGTTCTATCCGCTGGGCCTGTCTTGTGGTAGATGAGGCCCATCGACTCAAGAACAACCAGTCCAAG TTTTTCAGGGTTCTCAATGGTTACAAGATAGATCATAAGTTGCTGCTAACAGGAACCCCATTGCAGAATAATCTGGAGGAGCTCTTCCATCTCCTGAACTTCCTCACCCCAGAGAGATTTAA CAACttggagggcttcctggaggagtttgctgaCATATCCAAAGAGGACCAGATCAAGAAACTGCATGATTTGCTGGGGCCACATATGCTACGGAGGCTCAAGGCAGATGTCTTTAAGAACATGCCAGCCAAGACAGAGCTCATCGTTCGGGTGGAGCTAAGCCCCATGCAGAA GAAATACTACAAGTACATCCTGACTCGAAATTTTGAGGCCTTGAATTCACGAGGTGGTGGGAACCAGGTGTCGCTGCTTAATATCATGATGGATCTTAAGAAGTGCTGCAACCATCCATACCTTTTTCCCGTGGCTGCTATG GAGTCCCCCAAACTCCCCAGTGGGGCTTATGAGGGTGGGGCACTTATTAAGTCATCTGGGAAGCTCATGCTGCTCCAGAAGATGCTGCGAAAGCTGAAGGAGCAAGGACACCGAGTACTCATCTTCTCGCAG ATGACCAAAATGTTAGACTTGCTTGAGGACTTCTTAGACTACGAAGGCTACAAGTATGAACGCATCGATGGTGGCATCACTGGTGCCCTGAGGCAGGAGGCCATCGATCGGTTTAATG CTCCTGGAGCCCAACAATTCTGCTTCCTCCTGTCCACCCGAGCTGGGGGCCTGGGCATCAATCTGGCCACTGCTGACACTGTCATCATCTTTGATTCTGACTGGAACCCCCATAATGACATCCAG GCCTTTAGCCGGGCTCATCGGATTGGCCAGGCCAACAAAGTGATGATTTACCGGTTTGTGACTCGTGCGTCAGTGGAAGAGCGAATCACACAAGTGGCCAAAAGAAAGATGATGCTGACACACCTGGTTGTGCGGCCTGGGCTGGGCTCCAAGGCAGGCTCCATGTCTAAGCAGGAGCTTGACGACATTCTCAAATTTGGCACTGAAGAGCTGTTCAAGGATGAAAACGAGG GGGAGAACAAGGAGGAAGACAGCAGTGTGATTCATTATGACAATGAGGCCATCGCTCGGCTGTTGGACCGGAACCAGGATGCAACTGAGGACACTGACGTGCAGAACATGAATGAGTATCTCAGCTCCTTCAAAGTGGCACAGTACGTCGTGCGAGAAGAAGACAAG ATTGAGGAAATTGAGCGAGAGATCATCAAGCAGGAGGAGAATGTGGACCCTGACTACTGGGAGAAGCTGCTGAGGCATCACTATGAGCAACAGCAGGAAGACTTAGCCCGGAATCTAGGCAAGGGCAAGCGGGTTCGCAAGCAAGTTAACTACAATGATGCTGCTCAGGAAGACCAAG ACAACCAGTCGGAGTACTCGGTGGGTtcagaggaggaggatgaagacTTCGATGAACGTCCTGAAG GGCGTAGACAGTCAAAGAGGCAGCTCCGGAATGAGAAAGATAAGCCACTGCCTCCACTGCTGGCCCGAGTCGGGGGCAACATTGAG GTGCTGGGCTTCAATACCCGTCAGCGGAAGGCTTTCCTCAATGCCGTGATGCGCTGGGGGATGCCACCACAGGATGCCTTCACCACGCAGTGGCTGGTGCGGGACCTGAGGGGCAAGACTGAGAAGGAGTTTAA GGCCTATGTATCTTTATTCATGCGCCATCTGTGTGAGCCTGGGGCAGACGGCTCTGAAACCTTTGCCGATGGGGTCCCTCGGGAGGGACTGAGTCGCCAGCAGGTGTTGACCCGCATTGGAGTCATGTCTCTCGTCAAGAAGAAG GTGCAGGAGTTTGAGCACATCAATGGGCGTTGGTCAATGCCAGAACTGATGCCCGACCCCAGCGCTGACTCTAAGCGCTCCTCCAGAGCCTCCTCTCCTACCAAAACGTCTCCCACCACTCCTGAGGCTTCTGCTACCAACAGTCCCTGCACCTCTAAACCTG CTACTCCAGCTCCAAGTGAGAAAGGAGAAGGCATAAGGACTCCTCTTGAGAAGGAGGAAGCTGAAAACCAGGAGGAGAAGCCAGAGAAGAACAGCAGAATTGGGGAGAAGATGGACACAGAG GTTGatgcccccagcccagccccatcaCTCGGGGAGCGGCTGGAGCCAAGGAAGATTCCTCTAGAGGATGAGGTGCCAGGGGTACCTGGAGAGATGGAGCTTGAACCTGGGTACCGTGGGGACAGAGAGAAGTCAG AAGATGTAAAAGGTGACCAGGAGCTTCGACCAGGGCCTCGAGATGAGCCACGGTCCAATGGGCGAcgagaggaaaagacagagaagCCCCGGTTCATGTTCAATATCGCAGATGGTGGCTTCACAG AGCTTCACACACTGTGGCAGAATGAGGAACGGGCAGCTATTTCCTCAGGCAAACTCAATGAGATCTGGCACAGAAGACACGACTACTGGCTTCTGGCTGGGATTGTCCT CCATGGCTATGCCCGGTGGCAGGACATCCAGAATGATGCTCAATTTGCCATTATCAACGAGCCATTTAAAACTGAAGCCAATAAGGGGAACTTTCTGGAGATGAAAAATAAGTTCCTGGCCCGGAGGTTCAAG CTCCTGGAGCAGGCGCTGGTGATTGAGGAGCAGCTGCGGCGGGCGGCCTACCTGAACCTGTCGCAGGAGCCGGCGCACCCCGCCATGGCCCTCCACGCCCGCTTCGCCGAGGCCGAGTGCCTGGCCGAGAGCCACCAGCACCTCTCCAAGGAGTCGCTGGCGGGGAACAAGCCGGCCAACGCCGTCCTGCACAAGG TTCTGAACCAGCTGGAGGAGTTGCTGAGCGACATGAAGGCGGACGTGACCCGCCTGCCAGCCACGCTATCCCGAATACCCCCCATCGCAGCCCGCCTTCAGATGTCCGAGCGCAGCATCCTCAGCCGGCTGGCCAGCAAGGGCACGGAGCCTCACCCCACACCG GCCTTCCCCCCGGGTCCCTACGCTACACCTCCGGGGTACGGGGCGGCCTTCAGCGCCGCACCCGTAGGGGCCCTGGCCGCCGCAGGCGCCAATTACAGCCAGATGCCTGCAGGGTCCTTCATCACAG CCGCCACCAACGGCCCTCCAGTGCTggtgaagaaggagaaggaaatggTGGGGGCGTTGGTGTCAGACGGGCTGGATCGGAAGGAGCCCCGAGCCGGGGAGGTGATCTGTATAGACGACTGA